Proteins from a single region of Heliomicrobium gestii:
- a CDS encoding copper amine oxidase N-terminal domain-containing protein, with protein sequence MKRKIILLALIWATILPSPSWAFDWSQQAGVHVLLNGHFLNFDSGKPRPIFWGKRVIVPIRMLGEELGATVTWDNAFQSATMTKGDLTVLMTVDFKTAIINGKAFEMDMAPVLLDGNIMVPIRSIVESLGYTLHWESKGNTAVINGSNKGPTRASN encoded by the coding sequence ATGAAGCGCAAGATCATCCTACTGGCCCTTATCTGGGCGACGATTTTACCGAGTCCCAGTTGGGCCTTCGACTGGTCGCAACAAGCAGGTGTTCATGTCCTGCTCAATGGTCATTTTCTCAACTTCGATTCCGGCAAGCCCAGACCAATTTTTTGGGGAAAGCGAGTCATAGTGCCGATACGCATGCTTGGAGAAGAACTTGGCGCCACAGTGACATGGGACAATGCTTTTCAATCGGCCACCATGACAAAGGGCGATTTGACTGTCCTTATGACTGTTGACTTTAAGACTGCCATTATCAACGGCAAGGCTTTTGAAATGGACATGGCGCCGGTGCTCCTGGACGGAAACATCATGGTTCCCATCCGGTCTATCGTCGAGAGCCTTGGTTATACCTTGCATTGGGAGTCCAAGGGAAACACGGCCGTTATCAATGGTTCCAACAAGGGACCCACGAGAGCCTCAAATTAA
- a CDS encoding CBO0543 family protein: MSLERIIEFGAWIVMAIALIYYVPKEKFRDSILIFFFKQLLTWFSGILVVQWNLIVYPVRLFASAVNTSFTFEFFVYPGICVLFNLYFPEHRSLLRKAIHYVIYTSGITVFEVVLENYTNLIKYIHWSWYWTWITLFLTFMASRYFYRWFRGDFTRQAVPVAEHPRTRR; this comes from the coding sequence ATGTCGCTCGAAAGAATCATTGAGTTCGGAGCATGGATCGTTATGGCGATCGCCTTGATTTATTACGTGCCAAAGGAAAAGTTTCGAGACTCCATATTGATTTTTTTCTTTAAACAACTGCTGACATGGTTCTCTGGCATTTTGGTTGTTCAGTGGAACCTCATCGTATACCCGGTGCGTTTGTTCGCCAGTGCCGTCAACACGAGTTTTACCTTTGAGTTTTTTGTTTACCCCGGCATTTGTGTCTTGTTCAACCTATACTTTCCTGAACATCGCAGTCTGCTCCGAAAAGCGATTCATTATGTCATCTATACATCGGGCATCACCGTATTCGAAGTGGTCTTGGAAAATTACACAAACCTGATAAAGTACATTCACTGGAGTTGGTATTGGACTTGGATCACCTTGTTTCTGACTTTCATGGCTTCCCGCTACTTTTACCGGTGGTTTCGAGGGGATTTTACCAGGCAAGCTGTTCCCGTTGCTGAGCATCCTAGAACCAGGAGGTGA
- a CDS encoding PolC-type DNA polymerase III, translating to MPDILLTGERANHSPVPTGTTLAADRRAPNDSTPPQALFSVSRVTVQRQKAAWIITAQACRPWNDDDLQAFRDKIHAAAPGLRELSVHIECPLEEPAQLLDPFWECLIRSAVPENRPGVRKALMKAPHRLRGDGLVISVDPAQANWLRSRRVDRDLAETADRLFGVRLPILLEEAEPQMNDEYLQAQEEEEKRLLAEQFKAAAEANGNGGNGGATGGGSGGDKGAVPAGEIYGKAIGDTAFMPLKDIQDEEKSVIIQGRVFGLETRDLKSGRRLVTFNVTDESDSITVKVFEGEKENITDDGRLKDGAWVKVRGSVQLDKWQQELTVLARDINGHKAVIRPDNAEVKRVELHAHTKMSSMDGLVSAKELVTRAAHWGHPAVAITDHGVVQAFPEAFEVGRKLKIKVIYGVEGYLVEEMPAPNGEKLKSWHIIILVKDMTGLKNLYKLITKSHLEHYERRPRIPRKLLEEHREGLILGSACEAGELFRAMLQGAGDDELKRIAAFYDYLEIQPIGNNLFLYKKGEVPSEEALRDFNRRVLRIADEMGKPIVATGDVHFLEPRDECYRRILMAGKGFADADDQAPLYLRTTDEMLAEFRYLGEADARRVVIDNPRRIADMVDGEIKPIPDELYPPVIDGAEDQIREMTEGTAAQLYGDPLPEVVRKRVDKELNSIITNGFSVLYLIAHKLVKKSNDDGYLVGSRGSVGSSLVATFTGITEVNPLPPHYRCGHCKHSEFILDGSIGCGADLPDKACPKCGQPLIKDGHDIPFETFLGFEGDKVPDIDLNFSGDYQPRAHKFTEELFGKDYVFRAGTIATIAERTAYGFVKNYMDEKKIPARGAELSRLVCGCTGVKRTTGQHPGGLMVVPRNVDIHDFTPLQRPADDTKSDTITTHFDYHSISSRLVKLDILGHDDPTVIKMLEDLTNINPKGIPLDDAKTMSLFCTPEALGVTPEQIRSNTGTYGIPEFGTKFVRQMLEDTKPKTFSDLVRISGFSHGTDVWLNNAQDLIKSGTCKTGEAISTRDDIMIYLMYQGLPPKKAFSIMEGVRKGKGVKPDDEQLMRDNRVPEWYIESCKKIKYMFPKAHAVAYVTMAFRIAWFKVYYPEAFYASFFTVRADEFDADLICQGSAHVRRTIEEIERKGNEATAKEKNLQTILELALEMYERGIHMQRVNLERSHAARFIIEPEGLLPPIGGLPGVGVTAAQNIMDARKEGPFSSIEDLRVRSRVSKTVIEALQKHGTLDGMCETDQMCLF from the coding sequence GTCCCGGCGTCCGTAAGGCGCTGATGAAAGCGCCCCATCGCTTGCGCGGCGACGGCCTGGTCATCTCCGTCGACCCGGCCCAGGCCAACTGGCTTCGCAGCCGCCGTGTCGACCGCGATCTGGCGGAGACGGCTGACCGGCTCTTCGGCGTTCGTCTCCCGATCCTCCTGGAAGAGGCGGAGCCGCAGATGAACGACGAGTACCTGCAGGCTCAGGAGGAGGAGGAAAAACGCCTCCTGGCGGAACAGTTCAAAGCCGCCGCCGAAGCGAATGGAAATGGCGGCAACGGAGGGGCAACCGGTGGGGGGAGCGGCGGCGACAAAGGGGCAGTCCCGGCCGGTGAGATCTACGGCAAAGCGATTGGCGATACGGCCTTTATGCCGCTCAAAGACATCCAGGATGAGGAAAAGAGCGTCATCATCCAGGGCCGCGTCTTCGGCCTGGAGACACGAGATTTGAAGTCGGGCCGTCGTCTCGTGACCTTCAACGTCACCGACGAGTCAGACTCGATCACCGTCAAGGTTTTTGAGGGAGAAAAAGAGAACATCACCGACGACGGCCGCCTCAAGGACGGCGCCTGGGTGAAGGTGCGCGGCTCCGTGCAATTGGACAAATGGCAACAGGAACTGACCGTGCTGGCCCGGGATATCAACGGTCACAAAGCCGTGATCCGGCCTGACAACGCCGAAGTGAAGCGTGTGGAACTCCATGCCCATACGAAGATGAGTTCCATGGATGGCCTCGTCTCGGCCAAAGAACTGGTCACACGGGCCGCCCATTGGGGCCACCCCGCTGTTGCCATCACCGACCACGGCGTCGTTCAGGCCTTCCCGGAAGCTTTCGAGGTGGGCCGCAAGCTCAAGATCAAGGTCATCTACGGCGTCGAGGGCTACCTGGTGGAGGAGATGCCGGCGCCCAACGGTGAAAAGCTCAAATCCTGGCACATCATCATCCTCGTCAAAGATATGACGGGATTGAAGAACCTCTACAAGCTGATCACCAAATCCCACCTGGAGCACTATGAGCGACGGCCCCGCATCCCGAGAAAGCTCCTGGAGGAGCACCGGGAGGGCCTGATCCTGGGCAGCGCCTGCGAAGCCGGCGAACTGTTCCGCGCCATGCTCCAGGGAGCGGGCGACGACGAACTGAAGCGGATCGCCGCCTTTTATGACTACCTGGAGATTCAGCCCATCGGCAACAACCTCTTTTTATACAAAAAAGGGGAGGTGCCGTCAGAAGAGGCCCTCCGCGATTTCAACCGCCGTGTCCTGCGCATCGCCGACGAAATGGGCAAGCCCATCGTGGCCACTGGCGACGTGCACTTCCTCGAACCGCGGGATGAGTGCTACCGGCGCATCCTGATGGCGGGCAAGGGCTTCGCCGACGCCGACGACCAGGCGCCCCTCTACCTGCGCACGACCGACGAGATGCTGGCCGAATTCCGTTACCTCGGCGAGGCCGATGCCAGACGTGTCGTCATTGACAACCCCCGCCGGATCGCTGATATGGTTGATGGGGAGATCAAGCCGATCCCTGATGAGTTATACCCGCCCGTCATCGACGGCGCCGAGGATCAGATCCGTGAGATGACAGAAGGGACGGCGGCGCAACTCTATGGCGACCCGCTTCCCGAGGTGGTGCGCAAGCGCGTTGACAAGGAACTGAATTCGATCATCACCAACGGCTTTTCTGTCCTCTACCTCATCGCCCACAAGCTGGTGAAAAAGTCCAATGACGACGGCTACCTCGTCGGATCGCGGGGGTCTGTCGGCTCCTCCCTGGTGGCCACCTTCACCGGCATCACCGAGGTCAATCCACTGCCGCCCCACTACCGTTGCGGCCATTGCAAACACTCCGAGTTCATCCTGGACGGGTCTATCGGTTGCGGCGCCGACCTACCGGACAAGGCCTGCCCCAAGTGCGGCCAGCCGCTGATCAAAGACGGCCACGACATCCCCTTCGAAACCTTCCTCGGCTTTGAGGGCGACAAGGTGCCTGATATCGACCTAAACTTCTCCGGCGACTATCAACCGAGGGCCCATAAGTTCACAGAAGAACTCTTCGGCAAGGATTACGTCTTCCGGGCCGGCACCATTGCCACCATCGCCGAACGAACCGCCTATGGTTTTGTCAAGAACTATATGGACGAGAAGAAGATTCCCGCTCGCGGCGCCGAACTGAGCCGGCTTGTTTGCGGCTGCACCGGCGTCAAGCGGACGACAGGACAACACCCAGGCGGCCTGATGGTCGTGCCTCGCAACGTGGACATTCATGACTTTACGCCCCTCCAACGTCCGGCTGACGACACCAAGTCGGATACGATCACGACCCACTTCGACTACCACTCTATCTCCAGCCGCCTCGTCAAGTTGGACATCTTGGGCCACGACGACCCGACAGTGATCAAGATGCTTGAGGATTTGACCAACATCAACCCCAAAGGGATCCCCTTGGACGACGCCAAGACGATGTCCCTCTTTTGCACCCCCGAGGCGCTCGGCGTCACACCGGAGCAGATCCGTTCCAACACAGGCACCTATGGCATCCCCGAATTTGGCACCAAGTTTGTCCGCCAGATGCTGGAGGACACGAAGCCGAAGACCTTCTCGGATCTGGTCCGCATCTCCGGTTTCTCCCATGGCACCGACGTGTGGCTGAACAACGCCCAGGATCTGATCAAGAGCGGCACCTGTAAAACAGGTGAAGCCATCTCCACCCGCGATGACATCATGATCTATCTCATGTATCAAGGCCTACCGCCGAAAAAAGCCTTCTCCATCATGGAGGGTGTACGGAAAGGCAAGGGTGTCAAACCGGACGACGAGCAGCTGATGCGGGACAACAGGGTGCCTGAGTGGTACATCGAGTCCTGCAAAAAGATCAAGTACATGTTCCCTAAGGCCCATGCTGTCGCCTATGTGACGATGGCCTTCCGCATCGCCTGGTTCAAGGTCTACTACCCGGAAGCCTTTTACGCCTCTTTCTTCACTGTCCGAGCCGACGAATTCGACGCCGATCTGATCTGCCAAGGCTCGGCCCATGTGCGCCGAACCATTGAGGAGATTGAGCGCAAGGGGAACGAGGCCACCGCCAAGGAGAAGAACCTGCAAACGATCCTCGAACTGGCCCTGGAGATGTATGAGCGGGGCATTCACATGCAACGGGTCAACCTGGAGCGCTCCCACGCCGCCAGGTTCATCATCGAACCGGAAGGCCTCCTGCCGCCCATCGGCGGCCTTCCCGGCGTCGGCGTCACCGCCGCCCAGAACATCATGGACGCCCGGAAAGAAGGGCCGTTCTCTTCGATCGAGGACCTGCGTGTCCGGAGCCGGGTGAGTAAGACGGTGATTGAGGCGCTGCAGAAGCATGGGACCTTGGATGGGATGTGTGAGACCGATCAGATGTGCCTGTTTTAA